The following are encoded in a window of Methylocystis rosea genomic DNA:
- a CDS encoding cupin domain-containing protein: protein MIRLGFVAVLSVAFNMVGAAVAKEPAPAEVVTEIARATKTATGQPITLPQGPLEVVASMYTLEPGVRLPEHKHPYQRYAYILEGQLMVQQGDSASRVYHAGEFVIESVDSWHFGATVGAVPVKLLVIDQLPPGGDVTINRPAAP from the coding sequence ATGATTCGCCTGGGGTTTGTCGCGGTCCTGAGCGTCGCTTTCAATATGGTCGGGGCGGCCGTCGCGAAGGAGCCTGCGCCAGCCGAGGTCGTGACGGAAATCGCCAGGGCGACAAAAACCGCCACCGGGCAGCCGATCACGCTTCCGCAGGGGCCCTTGGAGGTCGTGGCTTCGATGTACACTCTGGAGCCCGGCGTCAGATTGCCGGAACATAAGCATCCGTATCAGCGCTATGCCTATATTCTTGAAGGGCAGCTGATGGTCCAGCAGGGCGATTCCGCGTCGCGCGTCTATCACGCTGGAGAATTCGTCATAGAGAGCGTCGACAGCTGGCATTTCGGCGCGACGGTCGGGGCCGTTCCGGTCAAATTGCTGGTCATCGATCAATTGCCGCCCGGCGGCGACGTCACGATCAATCGGCCAGCGGCGCCGTAA